One Chloroflexota bacterium genomic window, CAACGTCCTGCACATGAGCGTCTCGCGGTGCCGCCTCCAGGGCATAGTCAGCCAAGTGGCAGGCCAGTCTTATGTCTCCGCCTTTGGCAATCGCTGCTGCCCTGTCAGCTAAGTAGGCTGCGCCGCCGATCAGCTGGGCGACTTCAGTGGCAACTGCAGAGCGGGGGGCTGGTTTAAGTTCGCTCGGCCGACCGGTGTACCAGCCTGTGTAATAACGGATCACATTGCGACAAATGAACTCAGCCTCGTCATAGAGCGGCTGTAGCCATGGTGATTCTGTCGTCGGTGGCCGGACGCTGCGAACTATATCCACATGGGGTGGTGAGCCGTTTTCTATTGCTGTTAGGGACTGCTGCACGATGGAGTCGAGGTAGTCGGCGGTCTCCAGAAGAATGCGCTGCACGAGGTCTGGGTTGTCTATGACCGGTCCACCGTGACCAGGACAGAGGGTAGAAGGTCGCAAAGCTGCCATCTCCCTTAGTGCCTGCGCCCAGTCCCACGGATAGCGTTGTACCTTCTGTGGATTGCCGGCATTGGGGACGGCCCAGATGATGAGATCACCGGAGCACAGGACACTGCGTTGGGGGCAGAAGACCCAAGTATGATCATCGGTCTCGCCTCGAGCGTGATGGAGCTCAAACGTGAGACCACCAACCTCCAATGTGAGACGGTCCTCATAGAGTGTGTTAGGGATCAGATCAGGTGTCTGGTAGGTTATGGCAGCTCCAGCCACCTCGAAGACAGCCTTGTCCGGAACCTCGCCGTCGAACTGGCGGATGTTGACAGCTGCATTGTGTCGTGAGGTGCTCTGATAACGAGCGAAGCGGGCTGGCATGGTGCGGTGTCCAATGACTTGCGGACGGGCCTGTCCATCAACCAGAAAAGGACGCAACGCATAGGCATGATCGATGTGGCCGTGGGTGTAGATGGTCGTATGCAGCGGTGCTAAGGTATGCTTGCGAATCTCACTGGCTATCACAGGCGCCTGCGGTCTGGGCCCTGTATCGACCAAAACCAGACCCTCGTCCGTCTCAAACGCCGTGCAGCCACACCCAAACTGCATGAACCAGGTCCTCTCAGCCACCTGTGACGGGCCGCCAGTATAAAAGAACCTGGCTTCTTCTGGACTCAAGCCAGCGAGATCGACGAATTTGTCCCTAGGATTAGCTACCATGGCGGTTCCTCCTTTTCTGTTATTGGTTAGCCGTATGCCCATGACGTAGAGCGTGCAGCACAGACTACCGTCTCCATGAGGATCATGGCGACTATCATAAGTCCCAAAAACGAGCTCCTCGTAGGCATAACTGTATGAGTACCGAACTCGCGCAGGACATTCGCACGCAGAAAGCCTTCCTCACTGGTTAGACCTAGGACGCTGAAGCGGCCCGACAAAGCCCTGTCCAATTCCCATAGCACTCCCCTATCTACTTAGGTAGAACATCCTCACGCCATTTCCTGAGTCGCTGATCGGGACGAACTAGTTTCAGCCTTCCAGCGTCCCTCGCTTGGCGGGTTGTCTTGTTGACTAAGGAGTCAGTTTACGGCATTTCAAATTCTCTAAAAGGCGACCAGTCCAGCCAGCGCGCGCCTTGAACTCCCTCTGGTATCGAGTAGTTAGGTGTTATTGGTCCTCCCTTTGCATCGACAAGCATCAAGTCATACATGCGCTTGACCACCTGCGGCTTGCCCGGGGCAATGTTCTCGCGCTGCTCTGGGTCATTCTTCATGTCAAAGAGCTGTGGTTCCTCACCGGTGGTGCGGCAAATAAGAACATAGTCATCGTCGCGACACCACACATTCAGTACGTAACCACAGGTGGCATAGTCACGGACCTTGGTTTTTTCTCCCGTCATTATGGGCATCAGATCTTTGCCATCCAACTCGTAGGGAGCCTTAATGCCAACGAAGTTCAAGATAGTGGTACAGATGTCCTGGTGTTGTACCAGGGCATTGCTCCGCTGCCCGGCTCCGATACCTTGTGGATGCCGGATCATAAGAACACAGTCTATCAACTCGTTGTACATCCCTGCCGGGAGCTTGCCAGCTATACCATGCTCGCCAAGCTGGTGGCCATGGTCGGACGTTACCACGATGAGGGTGTTATCGAGCAGTCCCAGCTCACGTACCTTGTCCATGAACTTGCCAAACCAAGCATCAACTAAGGTCACTTCTCCGGCATACAGGGCCCGCATGTGGTTCAATTCCTTCTCGGACATTAGCTTAGTGGGGCCATAGAAATCCAAAATCATCTCAATGCCTTTGTAGCCGGGATCATAAAGGTCAACGTACTTCTGCGGCGGATCCCAAGGTTCATGAGGGTCCCAGGAATCTGCCACGAGTAGGAAGGGATCCTTGGCTTTGTGGCTTTCCTCTAACCACTCAATAGAACGCTTGAAGGTCTGAGGGCCGAAGTGATCCTCTTCTCCCTTTCGCTTTCGCACGTTGGCCAAATACAGCGGCAGGACATTGGCTAACCAGTCATTTCTAAACCAATCGGGTACATAGCGGGCCAAGTCTGCTTCCTCGATCACAGAAGGCACACCATAGGGATCAAGTATCTGACCGCGAACCCAGTCGAAATGGGAGAAACCGCGATGGTAGTTCATCCACGCACCGGAGAAGTAGGGTGAAGTATCGCTGATAAGAGCTGTCCGGTAGGCTGCATATTGGCTGGCATGCTCTTGGAGGACGCCAGCTAGCTCAACGCCTTGTAAAATCTCCGCCAGGGTAACTATGTCCCAGGGAATAGGATCCCAGCCTGGCATAGCGACCTTGGGTACACCCATATAGCCCGTTCCGGCAGCCGCAGCTTCCCTCTCTGAAGAGAAGGGTTGCTTGTCAAAGGGGTAGACACGCATACCGGTGAAGAGAGCCCGCCGCACCTGCAGGGTGGGCAGGGTCTCCGCTACAGCCCTATCAAAGACCATGCTTTCTCTGGCGAATTGATCCAGGTTTGGCGTCTTTATCCACTTGTTTCCGTAGCACCCGAGGTGATCGGGGCGCAGAGTGTCCATCATAACAATGATGACATTCTTCACTTCAGCCTCCTTGTTGTTCTTGAAAACGATTTTGGCCAAGAAAAGACCTCTATCTGGTAGCTGAGGCAGGAGAACAGGGCTCTGTCTACATATTCGACCTCCAATTTCTCCTTCCAACCTATCTTTTCACAC contains:
- a CDS encoding MBL fold metallo-hydrolase, which gives rise to MVANPRDKFVDLAGLSPEEARFFYTGGPSQVAERTWFMQFGCGCTAFETDEGLVLVDTGPRPQAPVIASEIRKHTLAPLHTTIYTHGHIDHAYALRPFLVDGQARPQVIGHRTMPARFARYQSTSRHNAAVNIRQFDGEVPDKAVFEVAGAAITYQTPDLIPNTLYEDRLTLEVGGLTFELHHARGETDDHTWVFCPQRSVLCSGDLIIWAVPNAGNPQKVQRYPWDWAQALREMAALRPSTLCPGHGGPVIDNPDLVQRILLETADYLDSIVQQSLTAIENGSPPHVDIVRSVRPPTTESPWLQPLYDEAEFICRNVIRYYTGWYTGRPSELKPAPRSAVATEVAQLIGGAAYLADRAAAIAKGGDIRLACHLADYALEAAPRDAHVQDVVARIYEQRAASETSLMAVNLFRSAAAYARAGRPFA
- a CDS encoding DUF229 domain-containing protein, which translates into the protein MAKIVFKNNKEAEVKNVIIVMMDTLRPDHLGCYGNKWIKTPNLDQFARESMVFDRAVAETLPTLQVRRALFTGMRVYPFDKQPFSSEREAAAAGTGYMGVPKVAMPGWDPIPWDIVTLAEILQGVELAGVLQEHASQYAAYRTALISDTSPYFSGAWMNYHRGFSHFDWVRGQILDPYGVPSVIEEADLARYVPDWFRNDWLANVLPLYLANVRKRKGEEDHFGPQTFKRSIEWLEESHKAKDPFLLVADSWDPHEPWDPPQKYVDLYDPGYKGIEMILDFYGPTKLMSEKELNHMRALYAGEVTLVDAWFGKFMDKVRELGLLDNTLIVVTSDHGHQLGEHGIAGKLPAGMYNELIDCVLMIRHPQGIGAGQRSNALVQHQDICTTILNFVGIKAPYELDGKDLMPIMTGEKTKVRDYATCGYVLNVWCRDDDYVLICRTTGEEPQLFDMKNDPEQRENIAPGKPQVVKRMYDLMLVDAKGGPITPNYSIPEGVQGARWLDWSPFREFEMP